In a genomic window of Microterricola viridarii:
- a CDS encoding MFS transporter gives MSFGSFAAGFLMRPLGAIVFGHFGDKLGRKKMLIMTVLIIGICTFVIGLLPGYEQLGVLSVVLLLLARLLQGFGIGGEFGGGSLVALENAPTGKRGLMGSFHQMGTPAGLLVSTGIFSLMQLLPEDDFFSWGWRVPFLLSGVFVLLAFVIRRSLPETPAFEADKDEVRSVPFFALIREGWKNLLLGIGARMADAVTYNIINVFAISFTTTYLGLPSTLILVGFTISAGVQMVLLPFFGSWSDRIGRRPIYLAGIAICGVGALFYFPILQLNQPLSTWLIIVALHAVGTGMMFSIQGAFFAEMFGTRMRYTGLGVVYQSSALIGGAPTPAIAVALTSVFLGSYWPAVIYLIAACVISAICVLLASENSKLDLSDTSAIVTNNSARKLARAAR, from the coding sequence ATGTCGTTCGGCAGCTTCGCCGCCGGCTTCCTGATGCGCCCGCTCGGCGCCATCGTGTTCGGCCACTTCGGCGACAAGCTTGGCCGCAAGAAGATGCTGATCATGACGGTGCTGATCATCGGTATCTGCACCTTCGTCATTGGCCTGCTGCCCGGTTACGAGCAGCTCGGTGTGTTGTCGGTCGTGCTGCTTCTGCTCGCACGCCTGCTGCAGGGCTTCGGCATCGGCGGTGAGTTCGGCGGCGGCTCGCTCGTTGCCCTCGAGAACGCACCAACGGGCAAGCGCGGCCTCATGGGCAGCTTCCACCAGATGGGTACCCCGGCCGGACTCCTGGTCTCGACGGGTATCTTCAGCCTGATGCAGCTGCTCCCCGAGGACGACTTCTTCTCGTGGGGCTGGCGCGTGCCGTTCCTGCTCAGCGGTGTCTTCGTCCTGCTCGCCTTCGTCATCCGTCGTTCGCTGCCGGAGACGCCGGCCTTCGAGGCCGACAAGGACGAGGTGCGTTCTGTTCCGTTCTTCGCGCTGATCCGCGAGGGCTGGAAGAACCTGCTCCTCGGCATCGGCGCCCGCATGGCCGACGCCGTGACCTACAACATCATCAACGTCTTCGCGATCTCCTTCACGACCACCTACCTCGGCCTGCCGAGCACCCTGATCCTGGTCGGCTTCACGATCTCGGCCGGCGTGCAGATGGTGCTGCTGCCGTTCTTCGGCAGCTGGTCCGACCGCATCGGTCGTCGCCCGATCTACCTGGCCGGCATCGCCATCTGCGGCGTCGGAGCGCTGTTCTACTTCCCGATCCTCCAACTCAACCAGCCGCTCAGCACCTGGTTGATCATCGTGGCCCTGCACGCGGTCGGAACCGGCATGATGTTCTCCATCCAGGGAGCATTCTTCGCCGAGATGTTCGGCACCCGCATGCGCTACACCGGCCTCGGCGTCGTCTACCAGAGCTCCGCCCTGATCGGTGGCGCCCCGACCCCCGCGATCGCCGTCGCGCTGACCTCGGTCTTCCTCGGCTCGTACTGGCCCGCCGTGATCTACCTGATCGCCGCCTGTGTGATCAGCGCGATCTGTGTGCTGCTGGCATCCGAGAACTCCAAGCTCGACCTCAGCGACACCTCGGCCATCGTCACGAACAACAGCGCGCGCAAGCTCGCGCGCGCAGCCCGCTAG